GAACGGTCACAGTGCTTCGAAGCCTTACTTGTTCCAATGATCTACGGCTCTTCTACGTAGATGAAACTAAACCTCACATCTACAAATACGCACACGTCGGTAATCCCGTGTAATTTCTAttacaaatttaataattttcagACATAATAATCAATCTTCATCGCTCCGTCTCTCACTATCTCTCACCGCGAAAAATGTCGACCGGTTTAATCGGAAGATTAGTTAGAACCAAACCGTCGCGATTAGCCACATCGGCGAGGTTAATCCCATCGCGATGCACAGCCTCCGTAACCGAACCGGAATCAAAATCTCCGTCAGGCGGCGGCGGCGGAAAAGCATCGAACTTCAAGACATTCCAGATCTACCGATGGAACCCCGACAACCCCAGCAAGCCCGAGCTCCAAGACTACAAGATCGATCTCAAAGACTGCGGCCCCATGGTTCTCGACGCCTTGATCAAAATCAAAAACGAGATGGATCCGTCTCTCACCTTCCGCCGCTCGTGCCGAGAAGGGATCTGCGGCTCGTGCGCGATGAACATCGACGGGTGCAACGGGCTCGCGTGTTTGACGAAGATCGAAGAAGGAGCCAAGGAGACGACGATCACTCCCTTGCCTCACATGTTCGTGATCAAGGATCTGGTGGTGGACATGACTAACTTTTATAATCAGTACAAGAGTATCGAGCCGTGGCTGAAGAGGAAGAATCCAGCTTCTGAGCCTGGGAAGGAGATTCTGCAGAGTAAGAAGGATAGGGCGAAGCTTGATGGGATGTATGAGTGTATTCTCTGTGCTTGTTGTAGCACTTCTTGTC
This genomic interval from Brassica napus cultivar Da-Ae chromosome A6, Da-Ae, whole genome shotgun sequence contains the following:
- the LOC111198745 gene encoding succinate dehydrogenase [ubiquinone] iron-sulfur subunit 2, mitochondrial, translating into MSTGLIGRLVRTKPSRLATSARLIPSRCTASVTEPESKSPSGGGGGKASNFKTFQIYRWNPDNPSKPELQDYKIDLKDCGPMVLDALIKIKNEMDPSLTFRRSCREGICGSCAMNIDGCNGLACLTKIEEGAKETTITPLPHMFVIKDLVVDMTNFYNQYKSIEPWLKRKNPASEPGKEILQSKKDRAKLDGMYECILCACCSTSCPSYWWNPESYLGPAALLHANRWISDSRDEYTKERLEAIDDEFKLYRCHTILNCARACPKGLNPGKQIAHIKQLQR